The Mucilaginibacter yixingensis genome window below encodes:
- a CDS encoding two-component regulator propeller domain-containing protein, with product MPLKRVIACALFMLCLSMAALPVVMAQPRYSLKHYTTSEGLLHDRISCILKDKEGFIWLGTWDGLNRFDGHTFVAYKGMPGDSSSLENNKIRIIAEDSIGYLWVKAYDNRIYRFNKKNERFLPIQGANVAKNIRKTLIESISPLTNGDTWLLSLKQGALCASGSRTENGMPVITVFNKKQKGAQHLSDDHINCLYEDQARQVWLGTAAGVCCLKKASNGEYTSVNLPSSYSSLSFTTIKQYGDVVYMGTQQGKVITYNLKNRHMDAVDLVPGTLINALLYDGKGLLYAATSGKGLVEYNVHTHAIAFRSPGEEIVLKIYRDSYGLLWLQPRKGILKYDPATKTAKLFTQKKDAEALTIHTTYQVFEDTYNTLWVCMVEGGFGYYNRAADKVEYFHDEPGSPDQKFSNVVTVIYHDPAGVLWFSGYDRGINKVVLLPDVFKQQLISSTAYTKTDNEVRALCEDHAGRLWMGNKSGDIYIYKNDVKLGEPLAAYAQKNIKAYCIYETRDHTIWIGTKGQGLIRAVPLADDGLHYRITQYTHNPNDANSVSNNSIYTILEDHKGRMWLGTFGGGLNLVQRDGDKLTFTNPRNAFAGYEAARANGIRHLQEDPKGNIWIASTNGLLVFNPADGVKQFKYKRYTKQPGDSTSLGNNDVQYICRDAHNNMWLGTFGGGLQKANTTFNVKDKITFKVYTTANGLPNDIILSIVNDRHDHLWLTTENGLSEFNTSTQVFKNYNTDDGLPPTAFSESAAIRSASGRLYLGCIDGFLSFDPEHTASRKYTANMALTNFQVANKIVVPAAEGSPLKYGINDAHEINLKYDQNLFTIDYTVLDYKIAHKIWYAYKLEGFDSQWNMVRNQRQAFYTNVPPGKYTFRVKTVSNYLFKNVPEKSVVVIISPPFWKTGWAYLVYFILAVVAIEIARRIIVTMITLRNRVTVEQKLAELKLQFFTNISHELRTPLTLIVNPLEQVLNNEQQLTQKGREHLSLANKNANRMVRFINQLLDFRKLQSGSVRLQIAEVDLVALLKQTVNYFTELAVEKQISLTFKSEADQVMAWVDAEKIDIVIYNLLANAFKFTPQGRRISITLVQADDIYIRISDEGPGVPEDKLEQIFKLYYEGANDKTNQPKGTGIGLAFSRELITNHGGQVSAQNNPGAGMTFTIALKAGKAHFEGANVDLVDAPTPVPVNHQFMPATATDAEPVAAEAAETEKPLVLIVEDNPELRKFLSGQLSTLYRVELAEDGAIGLQKAEQLIPDLIISDVMMPNMDGIAMLDALKNQVNTSHIPVVLLTARSSVEHQIEGLKFGADFYVTKPFNTGHVIALVENLIKQRRQLFNGYLSGKSLVQLAPGEILITPKDEQLLKQAIEIVEQKLTDADFNIDDVASAVGLGRTTFYKKLKSLTGMAPVEFVKEMRLKRAVQLMETAEYNISEISYLVGFGSLAYFSTCFKEKYGSTPSQYLKQLKQKQV from the coding sequence ATGCCCTTAAAGCGAGTTATTGCCTGCGCCTTGTTTATGCTTTGTTTAAGCATGGCCGCATTGCCCGTTGTAATGGCTCAGCCCAGGTATAGTTTAAAACATTATACTACCAGCGAGGGCTTGTTGCATGACCGTATATCGTGTATCCTGAAAGATAAAGAAGGTTTTATATGGCTGGGCACCTGGGATGGCCTGAACCGTTTTGACGGGCACACTTTTGTGGCCTATAAAGGTATGCCGGGCGATAGTTCGAGCCTGGAAAACAACAAGATCAGGATTATTGCCGAAGACTCCATCGGCTACCTGTGGGTAAAGGCTTATGATAACAGGATCTATCGGTTTAATAAAAAAAACGAACGTTTTTTGCCCATACAGGGTGCCAATGTAGCCAAAAACATAAGAAAGACGCTGATAGAAAGCATTTCGCCGCTTACCAATGGCGATACCTGGCTGCTCTCGCTCAAACAGGGGGCGCTTTGTGCTTCGGGGAGCCGTACAGAGAATGGCATGCCTGTCATCACCGTTTTTAATAAAAAACAAAAAGGCGCACAGCATCTGTCAGACGATCATATCAATTGCCTGTACGAGGATCAAGCCAGGCAAGTGTGGTTGGGTACGGCGGCTGGAGTTTGCTGCTTGAAAAAGGCATCCAACGGCGAGTATACGTCTGTAAACCTGCCGTCGAGTTATAGCAGCCTGTCGTTCACTACTATTAAACAGTATGGCGATGTGGTTTACATGGGTACCCAACAAGGCAAGGTAATTACCTACAACCTGAAAAACAGGCACATGGATGCCGTTGATCTGGTGCCGGGAACACTTATTAACGCGTTGTTGTATGACGGTAAGGGTTTGCTTTATGCCGCCACATCTGGCAAAGGTTTGGTAGAGTATAATGTTCATACACATGCTATTGCGTTCAGATCGCCAGGGGAAGAGATCGTATTAAAGATCTACCGGGATAGTTACGGCTTACTATGGCTGCAGCCACGAAAAGGGATTCTGAAATATGATCCGGCTACTAAAACTGCTAAGCTTTTTACCCAGAAAAAAGATGCCGAGGCGCTTACCATTCACACCACTTACCAGGTTTTTGAGGATACCTACAACACGCTGTGGGTGTGTATGGTAGAAGGTGGTTTTGGTTATTACAACCGTGCGGCCGATAAGGTAGAGTATTTTCACGATGAGCCAGGATCGCCAGATCAGAAATTCTCAAACGTGGTGACGGTTATTTATCATGATCCTGCCGGGGTACTTTGGTTTAGCGGGTATGACAGGGGGATTAATAAGGTAGTACTATTGCCCGATGTATTTAAACAGCAACTGATTAGCAGCACGGCTTATACCAAAACAGACAACGAGGTACGAGCGTTGTGCGAGGATCACGCCGGTAGATTGTGGATGGGCAATAAATCGGGTGATATCTATATTTATAAAAATGATGTTAAGCTGGGCGAACCGCTGGCTGCTTATGCACAGAAAAATATAAAAGCCTATTGTATTTATGAAACCCGCGATCATACCATCTGGATAGGTACCAAAGGGCAGGGACTTATCAGGGCGGTGCCTTTGGCAGATGATGGTTTGCATTACCGTATTACCCAATATACGCATAACCCTAATGATGCCAATTCTGTAAGTAATAACAGCATTTACACCATTCTGGAAGACCATAAGGGCCGCATGTGGCTGGGCACTTTCGGCGGTGGATTGAATCTGGTGCAGCGCGATGGTGATAAACTGACCTTCACCAATCCACGCAATGCTTTTGCCGGGTATGAGGCGGCCCGGGCCAACGGCATCAGGCATTTGCAGGAAGACCCCAAAGGCAATATCTGGATTGCCAGCACCAACGGACTGCTGGTTTTTAATCCGGCTGATGGGGTTAAACAATTCAAATACAAGCGCTACACCAAACAGCCGGGAGATAGTACCTCTTTGGGTAATAATGATGTGCAATACATCTGTCGCGATGCGCATAACAATATGTGGCTGGGCACCTTTGGCGGCGGCTTGCAAAAGGCCAATACTACTTTTAATGTAAAGGATAAGATTACTTTTAAAGTGTATACCACGGCTAATGGTCTGCCCAATGATATTATTCTGAGCATTGTGAACGACAGGCACGATCATCTGTGGCTCACTACAGAAAATGGCTTGTCTGAGTTTAACACATCCACTCAGGTATTTAAGAATTATAATACCGATGACGGGCTGCCACCAACGGCGTTTTCAGAGTCGGCAGCTATCCGGTCGGCTTCGGGGCGGCTTTATTTGGGGTGTATTGATGGTTTCCTGTCGTTTGATCCTGAGCATACCGCCAGCAGAAAGTACACGGCCAACATGGCACTCACCAATTTCCAGGTGGCTAATAAAATAGTAGTGCCTGCGGCAGAGGGCTCGCCCCTGAAATATGGCATAAATGATGCGCACGAAATTAATCTCAAGTACGATCAAAATCTTTTCACCATAGATTATACTGTGCTTGATTATAAGATAGCGCACAAAATATGGTATGCCTACAAACTGGAAGGCTTTGATAGCCAGTGGAACATGGTGCGCAACCAGCGACAGGCATTTTATACCAACGTACCGCCGGGGAAATACACCTTTAGGGTAAAAACGGTGAGCAATTACCTGTTTAAAAATGTGCCCGAGAAAAGCGTGGTTGTTATTATCTCGCCGCCGTTCTGGAAAACCGGCTGGGCCTATCTTGTTTATTTTATACTGGCCGTAGTGGCTATAGAAATAGCACGGCGCATCATCGTTACCATGATTACACTGCGTAACCGGGTGACGGTAGAGCAAAAGCTGGCCGAGCTGAAGCTGCAGTTCTTTACCAATATCTCACATGAGCTGCGCACGCCACTCACGCTGATTGTTAATCCGTTGGAACAAGTGCTCAATAACGAGCAGCAGCTCACCCAGAAGGGGAGGGAGCATCTGAGTTTAGCCAATAAAAATGCCAACCGCATGGTGCGTTTTATTAACCAGCTGCTTGATTTCCGAAAGTTGCAAAGCGGTAGCGTGCGCCTGCAGATTGCCGAGGTTGATTTGGTTGCTCTGCTTAAACAAACCGTTAATTACTTTACCGAGTTAGCGGTAGAAAAGCAGATCAGTCTCACCTTTAAAAGTGAAGCCGACCAGGTGATGGCCTGGGTTGATGCCGAGAAGATTGATATTGTAATTTACAACCTGCTGGCCAACGCCTTCAAGTTTACACCGCAGGGACGGCGCATTAGCATTACATTAGTTCAGGCTGACGATATTTATATCAGGATAAGTGATGAAGGCCCGGGTGTGCCCGAAGATAAGCTGGAGCAGATTTTTAAACTCTATTACGAAGGCGCCAACGATAAAACTAATCAGCCTAAAGGCACCGGCATTGGTTTGGCTTTCTCGCGTGAGCTGATTACTAATCACGGCGGACAGGTGTCTGCCCAAAATAACCCCGGCGCGGGCATGACGTTTACTATCGCCTTAAAAGCTGGTAAAGCTCATTTCGAGGGTGCCAATGTGGATCTGGTCGACGCACCTACACCTGTGCCGGTAAATCATCAGTTTATGCCGGCTACTGCTACAGATGCGGAGCCCGTTGCTGCCGAAGCCGCCGAAACGGAGAAGCCGTTGGTGTTGATTGTTGAAGACAATCCCGAGCTGCGCAAGTTCTTAAGCGGTCAGCTGAGTACGCTTTACCGGGTAGAGCTGGCTGAAGATGGTGCTATCGGTCTGCAAAAGGCTGAACAGTTGATCCCCGATCTGATTATCAGCGATGTGATGATGCCGAACATGGACGGTATTGCTATGCTGGATGCGTTGAAAAACCAGGTGAACACCAGTCATATCCCGGTAGTATTGCTTACGGCGCGTTCATCGGTTGAGCACCAGATAGAGGGCTTGAAATTCGGGGCCGATTTTTATGTTACCAAGCCCTTCAATACCGGCCATGTAATTGCCCTGGTTGAAAACCTGATTAAGCAGCGCAGGCAGTTGTTTAATGGCTACCTGTCGGGTAAAAGTTTAGTGCAGTTAGCGCCAGGTGAGATTTTGATTACTCCCAAAGATGAACAGCTGCTTAAACAAGCCATTGAAATTGTAGAGCAAAAACTCACCGATGCCGATTTTAATATTGATGACGTTGCATCGGCAGTGGGCCTGGGGCGTACTACTTTTTACAAGAAACTAAAAAGTCTGACCGGCATGGCCCCGGTAGAATTTGTAAAAGAGATGCGCCTTAAACGCGCCGTACAATTAATGGAAACGGCCGAATACAATATTTCTGAAATTTCTTACCTGGTGGGCTTTGGCAGTTTGGCCTATTTTAGCACCTGCTTTAAAGAAAAATACGGCAGCACTCCATCGCAGTATTTAAAGCAGCTGAAGCAAAAACAAGTGTAG
- a CDS encoding DNA polymerase Y family protein, producing the protein MAGRYLSIWFRHLLTDRRTLQQPELADQPFVLTTKDHGRLVVTAVNPQATKYGIKPGYVAADARAMIPGLEVLDHIPNQNQKLLKALGLWCLRYTPIVAIDLPDGLILDIAGCAHLWGNERDYFKEIINKLRSKGYDARGAVADTVGAAWAVARYGRVTPIIASGQQRSALLQLPPSALRLSIENIELMQKLGFRTIGEFIGMQRPVLRRRFKDELLLRIDQAVGQVDEPLRPIKQPDPFQVRLPCLEPIRTATGIEIAIQKLLEMLCVRLNKEGKGLRTGILKIYRVDGKMQQLQIGTNRASGNIRHLFKLFELHIQHIEPGLGIELFILEAPRVDDATDEQEVLWTPEGTNLEANTLAELLDRITGKLGADVIKRYLPQEHHWPERSIRPAQTLGEQPPTSWRTDKRRPTLLLNQPEKIMVTAPVPDYPPILFVHKGQRHDIKKADGPERIEREWWLEGGEHRDYFIVEDTQGCRYWLFREGHYNGSEPNDWYLHGYFA; encoded by the coding sequence ATGGCCGGGCGTTATTTATCTATCTGGTTCCGTCACCTGCTGACTGACCGGCGCACTTTGCAGCAACCGGAGTTGGCAGATCAACCTTTTGTGCTGACGACTAAAGATCATGGTCGACTGGTAGTAACTGCCGTTAACCCACAGGCCACCAAGTACGGCATTAAACCCGGCTACGTAGCTGCCGATGCCCGGGCCATGATACCTGGACTGGAAGTACTGGATCACATCCCCAATCAAAATCAAAAACTACTTAAAGCACTGGGCCTGTGGTGCCTGCGCTACACCCCTATTGTGGCTATTGACTTGCCCGATGGATTAATACTGGACATTGCCGGTTGCGCGCACCTGTGGGGTAATGAGCGCGATTATTTCAAAGAGATCATCAACAAACTGCGCAGCAAAGGCTATGATGCCCGCGGCGCCGTAGCAGATACCGTTGGTGCGGCCTGGGCCGTGGCAAGGTATGGCCGGGTCACCCCTATCATTGCGTCAGGGCAGCAGCGATCGGCTTTGTTACAATTGCCACCATCTGCCCTGCGCCTAAGCATTGAAAATATTGAGCTGATGCAAAAACTAGGCTTCCGCACCATTGGGGAGTTTATTGGGATGCAGCGCCCGGTGCTGCGTCGTCGTTTTAAGGATGAATTACTGTTGCGGATAGATCAGGCCGTCGGCCAGGTGGATGAGCCACTACGCCCCATCAAACAACCCGATCCTTTTCAGGTACGACTACCTTGCCTGGAGCCTATCAGAACAGCCACGGGTATAGAGATTGCTATTCAGAAATTATTGGAGATGCTATGCGTCCGACTTAACAAGGAAGGCAAGGGACTTCGTACTGGCATCTTAAAAATCTATCGCGTTGATGGCAAAATGCAGCAGTTACAGATTGGCACTAACAGGGCATCGGGCAATATCCGTCACTTGTTTAAACTATTTGAATTGCACATTCAGCATATCGAACCCGGTTTAGGTATCGAACTATTTATTCTGGAAGCGCCCCGGGTAGATGACGCGACCGACGAACAGGAAGTCCTCTGGACACCCGAAGGCACCAACCTGGAAGCCAACACCCTGGCCGAATTACTGGATAGGATTACCGGCAAACTGGGCGCAGACGTCATCAAACGCTATCTGCCGCAAGAGCATCACTGGCCGGAAAGATCCATCCGACCGGCACAAACCCTGGGCGAGCAACCACCTACCAGTTGGCGTACCGATAAGCGCCGCCCCACCCTGCTTTTAAATCAGCCTGAAAAAATTATGGTGACGGCCCCAGTGCCTGACTACCCACCCATCCTGTTCGTTCACAAGGGGCAACGGCACGACATTAAAAAGGCCGACGGCCCCGAACGCATAGAACGCGAGTGGTGGCTGGAAGGCGGCGAGCACCGCGATTATTTTATAGTTGAAGACACACAAGGCTGCCGTTATTGGCTGTTCCGCGAGGGGCATTACAATGGCAGCGAGCCCAATGATTGGTATTTACACGGTTATTTTGCATGA
- a CDS encoding fasciclin domain-containing protein, with amino-acid sequence MKRTLQSASSFLLLILVLAGCTKKEFHERYDRPDNLAPAIYLQLQARGNFTNLLTCIDKAGYKDILSQSGYWTLFAPNDAAFAIYLKAKNLSSAKDLDAATATGIVRYCLVYNAFKTDRLPDYQSATGWLPSMAFKRRTTYYDAVQTTTYNGKKILYFNSNRNNTGGTNYYTSADNNNKYIPYVLDNYLNSHALTAADYNYFFPDNPYTGFNVVGAQVVTKDIVAENGVIHEINRVIEPLPSIDQYLASNPQYSVFKSLFDKYMVSYIISADATAKNKANTGVTDDVYIKVYDAGLTYSPNNENYLKLDDNDGQMEGYSMFAPTNDALNAYINNVLLKYYPSLDALPKQVMYDFLNAHMFNLTVWPSKFAITVNSQGQGALFNKDADVVDKKMLSNGVFYGTSKVQNANVFSSVFGRAYLDPAYSLMTRALSASLKTNIINTSLKYTLFLTSDATLKTLGWSYDLDAQTWRYTPPGGGTALSGSSALDKLNRIINMQVIKADYPSLQGTGIVETYDGEYIKYENNKVYSTGNQDAGIKLNVTNTYTTSNGTVYLIDGLLTEPTMAVGKYLEALAAPANSPYKKFVSYLTASNLYTPATGDILGITAGSDYTVFAPTNTAIDAAVAAGYLPASPTASDAASKDMVANFIRYHIIQKETIVTDGKKDGGYVTLLQKTNGDPTTLTVMNTVPNNMSVKDMLGNTANVVTASSNNLSSRTVIHLLDNYLKFNVN; translated from the coding sequence ATGAAGAGAACTTTACAAAGTGCATCATCGTTTTTGTTATTGATTTTGGTACTGGCCGGCTGTACCAAAAAAGAATTTCATGAACGTTATGACCGTCCAGACAACCTGGCACCCGCAATTTACCTGCAGCTGCAGGCCCGGGGTAATTTTACCAACCTGCTTACTTGTATTGACAAGGCCGGCTACAAAGACATCCTGAGCCAGTCTGGCTATTGGACGCTTTTTGCACCCAATGACGCGGCCTTTGCCATCTACCTGAAAGCAAAAAACCTGAGCAGCGCTAAAGACCTTGACGCAGCTACCGCCACCGGTATAGTGCGGTATTGCCTGGTGTATAACGCGTTTAAAACAGACCGATTGCCAGATTATCAGTCGGCCACGGGTTGGCTGCCATCTATGGCTTTTAAACGCCGAACTACTTATTATGATGCGGTGCAGACAACCACCTACAACGGTAAGAAGATTCTGTACTTTAACTCAAATCGCAACAACACCGGCGGTACCAACTACTACACTTCGGCAGATAATAACAACAAGTACATCCCTTATGTACTTGATAACTATTTGAACAGCCACGCCCTTACTGCTGCTGATTACAATTATTTCTTTCCTGATAACCCGTACACCGGCTTTAACGTAGTTGGAGCACAGGTTGTAACCAAAGACATTGTTGCAGAGAACGGCGTAATCCATGAAATTAACCGCGTAATTGAACCACTGCCAAGCATTGACCAGTACCTGGCGTCAAACCCGCAGTATAGCGTGTTTAAATCGCTGTTTGATAAATACATGGTATCGTACATTATTAGTGCCGATGCTACTGCAAAAAACAAAGCCAACACCGGCGTTACAGACGATGTATATATCAAAGTATATGATGCAGGCTTAACCTACTCGCCCAATAACGAGAACTACCTGAAACTTGACGATAACGACGGCCAGATGGAAGGCTATTCAATGTTTGCACCAACCAACGATGCGCTGAACGCCTATATCAACAATGTTCTGCTGAAATATTATCCATCGTTGGACGCGCTGCCAAAGCAGGTTATGTATGATTTCCTGAACGCGCATATGTTTAACCTTACCGTGTGGCCAAGCAAGTTTGCAATTACCGTGAACAGCCAGGGCCAGGGCGCTTTATTTAATAAAGATGCCGATGTGGTTGACAAAAAGATGCTGAGCAACGGCGTGTTCTATGGCACCAGCAAGGTGCAGAATGCCAATGTGTTCAGCAGTGTGTTTGGCAGGGCCTATCTTGATCCGGCCTACTCGCTGATGACCCGCGCGTTGAGTGCATCGCTTAAAACCAATATTATTAACACCAGCCTGAAGTATACACTGTTTCTTACTTCGGATGCTACGCTGAAAACGCTGGGCTGGTCTTATGACCTGGATGCGCAAACCTGGCGCTACACACCACCGGGCGGCGGTACGGCACTGTCTGGCTCATCAGCCTTAGATAAACTGAACCGTATTATTAATATGCAGGTTATCAAGGCCGATTATCCAAGCTTGCAGGGCACCGGCATTGTAGAAACCTATGATGGCGAATACATTAAGTACGAAAACAACAAAGTATACTCTACCGGTAACCAGGATGCAGGTATCAAGCTAAACGTAACCAACACATACACTACCAGCAACGGTACCGTGTATTTAATTGATGGATTGCTTACCGAGCCTACTATGGCGGTAGGTAAATACCTGGAAGCGCTGGCCGCACCGGCTAACTCGCCTTACAAAAAATTTGTGAGCTACCTTACTGCGTCAAACCTGTATACGCCTGCTACGGGCGATATTCTGGGTATTACCGCAGGCTCCGATTATACGGTATTTGCGCCAACCAACACGGCTATTGATGCGGCTGTGGCTGCGGGTTATCTGCCGGCATCGCCAACGGCGTCTGACGCGGCCAGTAAAGATATGGTGGCCAACTTTATCAGGTACCACATCATCCAGAAAGAAACGATAGTAACCGATGGCAAGAAAGATGGCGGCTATGTAACCCTGCTGCAAAAAACCAACGGCGATCCAACCACGCTTACTGTGATGAACACCGTACCTAACAACATGTCTGTTAAAGATATGCTGGGTAACACGGCCAACGTGGTAACAGCATCAAGCAATAACCTGTCTAGCCGTACGGTAATTCATCTGCTGGATAACTACCTGAAATTCAACGTAAACTAA
- a CDS encoding ImuA family protein, with amino-acid sequence MNTARKDIIARLRQDILRQEGYAPQKTAGAGRIGLGPVEDAFPDGAFPCGNLHEFLAFDAAQMAATNGFISGLLATLMRNDGACIWISKSNQVFPAALSAFGIQPHRLVFACLQRDRDVLWAAEEALKCEGLAAVIAEVSELTFMQSRRLQLAIEQSRVTGFILRSNQRKMSTTACIARWQISAAPSKQMDLPGVGHTCFNVSLLKVKNGHTGNWLLEWKKGGFKPVATAIVANATDQHPLTTLKAG; translated from the coding sequence ATGAACACCGCCAGAAAAGACATCATCGCCCGCCTGCGTCAGGATATCCTGCGGCAGGAAGGTTATGCCCCGCAAAAAACGGCGGGAGCCGGGCGCATTGGTCTGGGGCCGGTGGAAGATGCTTTTCCTGATGGGGCGTTTCCATGTGGTAACCTGCACGAGTTTCTGGCTTTTGATGCCGCACAAATGGCGGCTACCAACGGCTTTATCTCCGGTCTGCTGGCTACGCTAATGCGAAATGATGGCGCTTGCATCTGGATCAGCAAAAGCAACCAGGTTTTTCCTGCCGCACTCAGCGCTTTTGGCATCCAGCCGCACCGCCTCGTTTTTGCCTGCCTGCAGCGCGACCGCGATGTACTGTGGGCTGCAGAAGAAGCCCTGAAATGTGAAGGCCTTGCCGCCGTAATTGCCGAGGTTAGCGAACTGACTTTTATGCAATCGCGCCGGTTGCAGCTGGCGATTGAGCAAAGCCGGGTAACGGGGTTTATTTTGCGTAGTAACCAACGCAAAATGAGCACCACCGCCTGTATTGCCCGCTGGCAGATAAGTGCGGCGCCCAGCAAGCAAATGGACTTGCCGGGCGTGGGCCATACCTGTTTCAATGTGTCGTTACTTAAGGTAAAAAATGGGCACACGGGCAATTGGCTGCTGGAGTGGAAAAAGGGCGGTTTTAAACCTGTAGCCACCGCAATTGTTGCCAACGCCACAGATCAGCATCCGTTAACCACATTAAAAGCAGGATGA